A single Nomia melanderi isolate GNS246 chromosome 13, iyNomMela1, whole genome shotgun sequence DNA region contains:
- the LOC116425619 gene encoding putative oxidoreductase dhs-27: MANFGWKDMDWDWEDAEDSSSETEEQKPEIDKEWLDGILREFHKEPVTITECNVNPGCMSNESVLSTIISVKVKYVLNESNTTQDLSLIVKELPKDAFSRFFVNEGQFDLREIKFYTQVMPDLREFQKKQLALEDNRENLGKQGEEIPLSVPVCYHAQYTPAEETEDNLTTPDSILVLQDLRDSDFCNIKFRKGMTYDQTKVALEAIARIHAHSLAMKVIEGQSLSERYPFLFQTAKATNSYQQLVERGLPQLAKFLENTGLEAILEALLVLRPKTMHIISALLAPEGPLTLITHTDFWCNNLLFKDGPNGLECCILDWQMVTYSRPTNDIALLIVSSLPTELRRKHTESFLDIYWNALTSTCSRLGVDIPKDLGYTREDLSKDYRRSQLLALLLCIGSVDVALGDPDTEQRLIDVLKDLHSEGVFTDETAIATSENDF; the protein is encoded by the exons ATGGCCAATTTTGGTTGGAAGGACATGGATTGGGATTGGGAAGACGCGGAAGACTCTTCCAGCGAAACGGAGGAGCAGAAGCCGGAGATTGATAAGGAGTGGCTTGACGGTATCCTAAGGGAATTTCACAAAGAACCG GTCACGATAACCGAGTGTAACGTGAACCCGGGCTGTATGAGTAACGAAAGTGTACTGAGCACTATAATTAGCGTTAAAGTCAAGTACGTGTTGAACGAGTCGAACACCACACAGGATCTTTCGTTAATCGTGAAAGAGCTACCGAAAGATGCGTTCAGTCGATTTTTCGTTAACGAGGGGCAGTTCGATCTCCGGGAGATTAAATTTTACACGCAG GTCATGCCAGACTTGAGAGAATTCCAAAAGAAACAGCTGGCGTTAGAGGATAATCGCGAGAACCTCGGCAAACAGGGCGAAGAGATACCTCTGTCGGTCCCCGTGTGTTATCACGCGCAGTACACACCAGCCGAGGAAACCGAGGACAATCTCACCACACCGGACTCGATTCTGGTGTTGCAAGACCTCCGTGACTCTGACTTCTGTAACATTAAGTTCCGAAAAGGAATGACCTACGATCAAACCAAAGTCGCATTGGAAGCTATAGCACGTATACACGCGCATTCCCTAGCGATGAAGGTTATCGAGGGGCAATCTCTCTCTGAACGTTACCCGTTCCTCTTCCAAACAGCGAAAGCAACAAACTCGTATCAGCAACTGGTCGAGCGTGGTCTACCGCAGCTAGCGAAATTTTTGGAGAACACTGGACTGGAAGCAATACTTGAAGCCCTACTCGTATTAAGACCGAAGACTATGCACATAATATCGGCACTTCTAGCTCCGGAAGGGCCATTGACCCTGATCACACACACAGATTTCTGGTGCAATAATCTGTTGTTCAAGGACGGGCCGAACGGCCTCGAATGTTGCATCCTCGATTGGCAAATGGTCACCTATAGCAGACCAACCAACGACATCGCTCTATTGATAGTGAGCTCTTTGCCTACTGAACTGCGCCGGAAACACACAGAAAGTTTTCTCGATATTTATTGGAACGCTCTAACCAGTACGTGCTCACGCCTCGGTGTTGATATTCCCAAGGATTTGGGTTACACGAGAGAAGATCTGAGCAAGGATTACAGACGGTCGCAGCTGCTAGCGCTTCTGCTTTGTATCGGATCGGTGGATGTTGCCCTAGGCGATCCCGACACCGAGCAACGATTGATCGATGTACTAAAGGATCTTCACAGCGAAGGCGTATTCACGGATGAAACTGCCATTGCAACCAGCGAGAATGATTTTTAG